One part of the Pecten maximus chromosome 9, xPecMax1.1, whole genome shotgun sequence genome encodes these proteins:
- the LOC117333911 gene encoding probable DNA repair protein RAD50 → MTVCDDSMTVCDDSMSMCDDSMTMCDDSMTVCDDSMTVCDDSMTVCDDSMTMCDDPMTVCDDSMTMCDDSMTMCDDSMTMRDDSMTVCDDSMTVCDDPMTVCDDSMTVCGDSMTMRDDSMTVCDDSMTMCDDSLTMCDDSLTMCDDSMTVYDL, encoded by the coding sequence ATGACAGTGTGTGATGACTCAATGACAGTGTGTGATGACTCAATGTCAATGTGTGATGACTCAATGACAATGTGTGATGACTCAATGACAGTGTGTGATGACTCAATGACAGTGTGTGATGACTCAATGACAGTGTGTGATGACTCAATGACAATGTGTGATGACCCAATGACAGTGTGTGATGACTCAATGACAATGTGTGATGACTCAATGACAATGTGTGATGACTCAATGACAATGCGTGATGACTCAATGACAGTGTGTGATGACTCAATGACAGTGTGTGATGACCCAATGACAGTGTGTGATGACTCAATGACAGTGTGTGGTGACTCAATGACAATGCGTGATGACTCAATGACAGTGTGTGATGACTCAATGACAATGTGTGATGACTCATTGACAATGTGTGATGACTCATTGACAATGTGTGATGACTCAATgacagtgtatgatttgtaa